The Amycolatopsis viridis genome window below encodes:
- a CDS encoding GtrA family protein, producing the protein MALVGKLLKILPGPIRSVLIRHRALLKFLMVGGVCFVATVVVNYSLKLTILHTKPLTALIIATLVATILSYVLNREWSFRSRGGRERRHEAALFFAVSGVAAGVNALPLYVSRYLLGLQAPAVSVLTQEVADFVSSIILGTLLAMVFRWWALKKWVFPDEVERPRRSKPATEKTHP; encoded by the coding sequence ATGGCGCTGGTGGGGAAGCTGCTCAAAATCCTTCCGGGACCGATCCGCAGCGTGCTGATCCGGCACCGCGCCTTGTTGAAGTTCTTGATGGTCGGCGGTGTCTGCTTCGTCGCCACCGTGGTGGTCAACTACAGCCTCAAGCTGACCATCCTGCACACGAAGCCGCTGACCGCGCTGATCATCGCCACCTTGGTCGCGACCATCCTCTCCTACGTCCTGAACCGCGAGTGGTCGTTCCGGTCCCGGGGCGGCCGGGAACGCCGTCACGAGGCCGCGTTGTTCTTCGCGGTCAGCGGGGTGGCGGCCGGGGTGAACGCGCTGCCCCTCTACGTGTCCCGCTACCTGCTCGGCCTGCAGGCGCCCGCCGTCAGCGTGCTGACGCAGGAGGTGGCCGACTTCGTCAGCAGCATCATCCTGGGCACCCTGCTGGCCATGGTCTTCCGGTGGTGGGCGCTCAAGAAGTGGGTGTTCCCCGACGAGGTCGAGCGGCCGCGCCGGTCGAAACCGGCCACGGAGAAGACGCACCCCTGA
- a CDS encoding TetR family transcriptional regulator: MRYHRRDVVERALAVLDEYGLESLTMRRLAAELGLQPSALYHHVPNKQTLLAALADEILARGKRERRAVAWDRRVAEICGELRDAMLAYRDGADVVATAHTFGLGASAPATELRAALRDAGLPGDLVEVGTRALLHLVFGHTAEEQAALQAASAGAIDWEPGGSGDFEAGIGLLLDGLRSKVHR; this comes from the coding sequence GTGCGCTACCACCGGCGCGATGTCGTGGAGCGCGCCCTCGCGGTCCTCGACGAGTACGGGCTGGAATCGCTCACCATGCGCCGCCTGGCCGCCGAACTCGGTCTGCAGCCCAGCGCCCTCTACCACCACGTGCCCAACAAGCAGACCCTGCTGGCCGCGCTCGCCGACGAGATCCTGGCCCGGGGCAAGCGCGAGCGCCGGGCCGTGGCGTGGGACCGGCGGGTGGCCGAGATCTGCGGCGAACTGCGGGACGCGATGCTGGCCTACCGCGACGGCGCGGACGTCGTCGCCACCGCCCACACCTTCGGCCTCGGCGCCAGCGCACCGGCCACCGAGCTGCGCGCCGCCCTGCGGGACGCCGGCCTGCCCGGCGACCTCGTCGAGGTCGGCACCCGCGCCCTGCTGCACCTCGTCTTCGGCCACACGGCGGAGGAGCAGGCGGCGCTCCAGGCCGCCAGCGCGGGCGCAATCGACTGGGAGCCCGGCGGATCCGGCGACTTCGAGGCGGGCATCGGCCTGCTGCTCGACGGTCTGCGGTCCAAAGTGCACCGCTGA
- the bioB gene encoding biotin synthase BioB, which translates to MSSRFEQLADAVLAGTAATPGDALAVLRAPDTDVLAVVAAAGRLRRAYFGNTVKVNYLVNLKSGLCPENCTYCSQALGSAAPILKYSWLSTEEAVKQAGAGISGGAARVCLVASGRGPSDRDIDRVASMVGALKEEHPGVEVCACLGLLADGQAERLRTAGVDAYNHNINTAESNHHTIVQTHTYADRVDTVEKAKHGGLSPCSGLIAGLGETDEQLVEGLFALKDLDADSIPVNFLMPFDGTPLEHTWELTPLRCLKILAMARFVCPDKEIRMAGGREMHLRSLQPMALHVANSLFLGDYLTSEGQAAEADLEMIRDNGFVVLGSDADRARTEPADPRIRRRGAGTGLVPNA; encoded by the coding sequence ATGAGCTCCAGGTTCGAGCAGCTCGCCGACGCGGTCCTCGCCGGGACCGCCGCCACGCCCGGGGACGCCCTCGCCGTGCTGCGGGCGCCGGACACCGACGTGCTGGCCGTCGTCGCCGCGGCGGGCAGGCTGCGCCGTGCGTACTTCGGGAACACGGTGAAGGTGAACTACCTGGTGAACCTGAAATCCGGGCTGTGCCCGGAGAACTGCACCTACTGCTCGCAGGCGCTGGGCTCCGCGGCGCCCATCCTCAAGTACTCCTGGCTGTCCACGGAGGAGGCGGTGAAGCAGGCCGGCGCCGGCATCAGCGGCGGCGCCGCCCGGGTGTGCCTGGTCGCCTCGGGGCGCGGACCGTCCGATCGCGACATCGACCGGGTCGCCTCGATGGTCGGCGCGCTCAAGGAGGAGCACCCCGGCGTGGAGGTGTGCGCCTGCCTCGGCCTGCTCGCCGACGGGCAGGCCGAGCGGCTGAGGACCGCCGGGGTGGACGCCTACAACCACAACATCAACACCGCCGAGAGCAACCACCACACCATCGTCCAGACCCACACCTACGCCGACCGGGTGGACACCGTCGAGAAGGCGAAACACGGCGGGCTCTCCCCGTGCTCGGGTCTCATCGCCGGTCTCGGCGAAACCGACGAGCAGCTCGTCGAGGGGTTGTTCGCGCTGAAGGACCTGGACGCGGACTCGATCCCGGTGAACTTCCTGATGCCCTTCGACGGCACCCCGCTCGAGCACACCTGGGAGCTCACTCCGCTGCGCTGCCTGAAGATCCTCGCGATGGCGCGGTTCGTGTGCCCGGACAAGGAGATCCGGATGGCCGGCGGCCGCGAGATGCACCTGCGGTCGCTGCAGCCGATGGCGCTGCACGTGGCCAATTCGCTCTTCCTCGGCGACTACCTCACCTCCGAGGGCCAGGCCGCCGAGGCCGACCTGGAGATGATCCGCGACAACGGTTTCGTCGTGCTGGGCTCGGACGCGGACCGGGCGCGCACCGAGCCCGCCGATCCGCGGATCCGGCGCCGCGGAGCCGGCACCGGTCTGGTCCCCAATGCCTGA
- a CDS encoding adenosylmethionine--8-amino-7-oxononanoate transaminase, whose product MPEPRSPEQLLAFDRAHLWHPYTSMTDPAPARLVTGAAGSRITLDGVGDVVDGMASWWSAIHGYRHPALDDAVRRQLGQMAHVMFGGLTHEPAVELASRLVGLMPAGLEHVFLADSGSVGVEVAMKMALQYQRGTGHPERTRFLTVRGGYHGDTFDCMSVCDPHGGMHTMWSEILPQQVFGERPPRHDEDVDAWAAGFRALAAQHATGLAGLIVEPLLQGAGGMHPYPARCLPVFREVADEHGLVLIFDEIATGFGRTGTLFAAEAGNVVPDVLCVGKALTGGYLSLAATVCTREVARGLSASDSGVLMHGPTFMGNPLACAVASASLDLLSTGDWAGDVRRINAGLQALSAIDAADVRVLGAVGVVQLDHQVDVVKATEAALAEGVWIRPFRDLIYTMPPYVCTDDDIARICAGIAAAAAVA is encoded by the coding sequence ATGCCTGAGCCGAGGTCGCCCGAGCAGCTCCTCGCCTTCGATCGCGCGCACCTGTGGCACCCGTACACGTCGATGACCGATCCGGCGCCGGCCCGGCTGGTGACCGGCGCCGCCGGGAGCCGGATCACCCTCGACGGCGTCGGCGACGTGGTCGACGGGATGGCGTCGTGGTGGTCGGCCATCCACGGCTACCGGCACCCGGCGCTCGACGACGCGGTGCGCCGCCAGCTCGGGCAGATGGCGCACGTGATGTTCGGCGGCCTCACCCACGAGCCCGCCGTCGAGCTGGCGTCCCGGCTGGTCGGCCTGATGCCCGCCGGGCTGGAGCACGTGTTCCTCGCCGACTCCGGATCGGTCGGCGTCGAGGTGGCGATGAAGATGGCGCTGCAATACCAGCGCGGCACCGGCCACCCGGAACGGACCCGCTTCCTCACCGTCCGCGGCGGTTACCACGGCGACACCTTCGACTGCATGAGCGTGTGCGACCCCCACGGCGGGATGCACACGATGTGGTCGGAAATCCTGCCGCAGCAGGTGTTCGGGGAGCGCCCGCCCCGGCACGACGAGGACGTCGACGCGTGGGCCGCGGGTTTCCGCGCGCTCGCGGCGCAGCACGCCACCGGTCTCGCCGGGCTCATCGTGGAACCCCTGCTGCAGGGCGCCGGCGGCATGCACCCGTACCCCGCGCGGTGCCTGCCGGTGTTCCGCGAGGTCGCCGACGAGCACGGCCTGGTGCTGATCTTCGACGAGATCGCCACCGGTTTCGGCCGCACCGGCACCTTGTTCGCCGCCGAGGCCGGGAACGTCGTGCCGGACGTGCTGTGCGTCGGCAAGGCCCTCACCGGCGGCTACCTGTCGCTGGCCGCGACGGTGTGCACCCGCGAGGTCGCTCGTGGACTGTCCGCGAGCGACTCCGGCGTCCTCATGCACGGCCCGACGTTCATGGGCAACCCGCTGGCCTGCGCGGTCGCCTCGGCCAGTCTGGACCTGCTGTCCACAGGGGACTGGGCGGGCGATGTGCGCCGGATCAACGCGGGTTTGCAGGCGCTGTCCGCGATCGACGCCGCCGACGTGCGCGTCCTCGGCGCGGTCGGGGTGGTCCAGCTCGACCACCAGGTCGACGTCGTGAAGGCGACCGAGGCGGCGCTGGCCGAAGGCGTCTGGATCCGGCCGTTCCGCGACCTGATCTACACCATGCCGCCCTACGTGTGCACCGACGACGACATCGCCCGGATCTGCGCCGGGATCGCGGCCGCGGCGGCGGTCGCATGA